A window of Clostridium botulinum BKT015925 contains these coding sequences:
- a CDS encoding IreB family regulatory phosphoprotein, whose product MSINENTMEFDIQKNKDDLTRNILTQVNDSLKEKGYNPINQLVGYLISGDPTYITNYNGARALIRKLERDEILEEVLKAYLSIK is encoded by the coding sequence ATGAGCATTAATGAGAATACAATGGAATTTGATATCCAAAAAAACAAAGATGATTTAACAAGAAATATTTTGACACAAGTCAATGATTCATTAAAAGAAAAAGGATATAATCCTATTAATCAGCTAGTTGGTTATTTAATCTCTGGTGATCCTACTTATATAACAAATTATAATGGAGCAAGAGCATTAATTAGAAAATTAGAAAGAGACGAAATTCTCGAAGAGGTTTTAAAAGCCTACTTATCAATTAAATAA
- the alaS gene encoding alanine--tRNA ligase yields MEKMGLNQVREAYLKFFESKGHLRLPSFSVVPKNDKSLLLINAGMAPLKPYFTGLQTPPRKRVTTCQKCIRTGDIENVGKTSRHATFFEMLGNFSFGDYFKNEVIPWAWEFTTEVLKMPKDKLYVTIYLDDDEAYDIWTSKTDVDPKHIFRLGKEDNFWEHGVGPCGPCSEIHFYKDNGEIKSAEEFIEKSDADRAVEFWNLVFTQFDKDEDGNYNKLEFPNIDTGMGLERMATIMQGVETIFEVDTIKSILDKVANLANTSYGEDSVKDMSLRIITDHVRSVSVMISDEVLPSNEGRGYVLRRLLRRAARHGRLLGIQGTFLHKIVDSVVENSGDAYPELKEKKDYIKKVISIEEERFSETIDSGMEILKEYIEELEKENKKILSGEKVFKLYDTYGFPLELTEEILEEKNMTVDMDGFNKEMKVQRERARAARSESTYMGTDVKVIDTIPSEIETKFDGYNNLELQSQIKVIIKNDDFADCIKKGEKGIIVTDKTPFYAEMGGQIGDKGTISADGFVAKVENCKKNIGGKIIHFVEVVEGSINLGNEVLLEVDKRRRDNVSKNHSTTHLLHAALRKVLGDHVHQSGSYVDEDKLRFDFTHFEGVTQEELTKVEDLVNDVISKVYEVETNEMTIEEARQSGAMALFDEKYGDKVRVVKMGNFSVELCGGTHISNIGKIGLFKIVSESGIAAGIRRIEAVTGTKALEFMKDKSNLLREVAEMLKCSEKDIVNRLNQQNLELKEKEKEIAALKSKLASGSEDEILNNIKEIKGIKLAVADLKDVDGEALRNLGDKIKNKLGSGVVVLGSEVEGKVQFIAMASKDVVSKGVHCGTIVREIAKIAGGGGGGRPDMAQAGGRLPEKLKDAMNAVENIMENLVK; encoded by the coding sequence ATGGAAAAGATGGGATTGAATCAAGTTAGAGAAGCATATTTAAAATTTTTCGAAAGTAAGGGACATTTAAGACTTCCAAGTTTTTCAGTTGTACCGAAAAATGATAAAAGTCTTTTGCTTATAAATGCAGGTATGGCACCGCTTAAGCCATATTTTACAGGTCTTCAAACTCCTCCTAGAAAGAGAGTTACAACTTGTCAAAAATGTATTAGAACTGGTGATATAGAAAACGTAGGTAAGACATCAAGACACGCTACATTTTTTGAAATGTTAGGAAACTTTTCTTTTGGAGATTATTTTAAAAATGAAGTTATACCTTGGGCATGGGAATTTACGACAGAAGTTTTAAAAATGCCTAAAGATAAACTATATGTAACAATTTATTTGGATGATGATGAAGCTTATGATATATGGACATCTAAAACAGATGTGGATCCTAAACATATATTTAGATTAGGCAAAGAAGATAATTTCTGGGAACATGGTGTTGGACCATGTGGACCATGTTCTGAAATTCATTTTTATAAAGATAATGGGGAAATAAAATCAGCAGAAGAATTCATAGAAAAATCTGATGCAGATAGGGCTGTTGAGTTTTGGAATCTTGTATTTACTCAATTTGATAAAGATGAAGATGGAAACTACAATAAATTAGAGTTCCCTAATATTGATACAGGTATGGGACTTGAAAGAATGGCAACTATAATGCAAGGAGTAGAAACTATTTTTGAAGTTGATACAATAAAAAGTATTTTAGACAAAGTTGCAAATCTTGCTAATACTTCATATGGAGAAGATAGTGTAAAAGATATGTCATTAAGAATTATAACTGATCATGTAAGAAGTGTTTCTGTTATGATAAGTGACGAGGTTCTTCCATCTAATGAAGGTAGGGGATATGTACTTAGAAGACTTTTAAGAAGAGCTGCAAGACATGGCAGACTTTTAGGTATCCAAGGAACATTCCTACATAAAATAGTAGATAGCGTTGTTGAAAATTCTGGAGATGCGTATCCAGAATTAAAAGAAAAGAAAGATTATATCAAAAAGGTTATTTCTATAGAAGAAGAAAGATTTTCAGAAACTATAGATTCTGGTATGGAAATATTAAAAGAGTATATAGAAGAATTAGAAAAAGAAAATAAAAAGATATTATCAGGTGAAAAAGTATTTAAGTTATATGATACTTATGGATTCCCACTTGAACTAACTGAAGAAATTCTTGAAGAAAAAAACATGACTGTAGATATGGATGGCTTCAATAAAGAAATGAAGGTTCAAAGAGAAAGAGCAAGAGCTGCAAGATCAGAAAGTACTTATATGGGAACAGATGTAAAAGTTATTGATACTATACCTTCTGAAATAGAAACAAAATTTGATGGGTATAATAACCTAGAATTACAATCACAAATAAAAGTTATTATAAAAAATGATGATTTTGCTGATTGTATAAAAAAAGGGGAAAAGGGAATAATAGTTACTGACAAGACTCCTTTTTATGCTGAAATGGGAGGACAAATAGGAGATAAGGGTACTATTTCTGCCGATGGATTTGTTGCAAAAGTTGAAAACTGTAAAAAAAATATAGGTGGAAAAATAATTCACTTTGTAGAAGTTGTAGAAGGAAGTATAAATTTAGGTAATGAAGTGTTATTAGAAGTAGATAAAAGAAGAAGAGATAATGTAAGTAAAAATCATAGTACAACACATTTACTTCATGCAGCACTTCGTAAAGTTTTAGGTGATCATGTACATCAATCAGGTTCTTATGTTGATGAAGATAAGTTAAGATTTGATTTTACACATTTTGAAGGTGTAACGCAAGAAGAATTAACTAAAGTAGAAGATTTAGTTAATGATGTTATTTCAAAAGTTTATGAAGTTGAAACAAATGAAATGACTATTGAAGAAGCTAGACAAAGTGGAGCAATGGCGTTATTTGATGAAAAATATGGTGACAAAGTAAGAGTCGTTAAAATGGGGAATTTTAGTGTAGAACTTTGTGGAGGAACTCATATTTCTAATATAGGTAAAATAGGACTATTTAAAATAGTGTCAGAAAGTGGTATAGCTGCTGGTATTAGAAGAATTGAGGCAGTTACAGGTACTAAAGCATTAGAATTCATGAAAGATAAATCTAATTTATTAAGAGAAGTTGCTGAGATGCTAAAATGTTCAGAAAAAGATATAGTAAATAGATTAAATCAACAAAACTTAGAATTAAAAGAAAAAGAAAAAGAAATAGCAGCGCTTAAATCAAAGCTTGCAAGTGGTTCAGAAGATGAAATATTAAATAATATAAAAGAAATAAAGGGCATAAAGCTTGCTGTTGCTGATCTTAAAGATGTTGATGGAGAAGCTCTTAGAAATTTAGGAGATAAAATAAAGAATAAACTAGGTAGTGGTGTGGTTGTACTTGGAAGTGAAGTAGAAGGAAAAGTACAATTTATAGCTATGGCTAGTAAAGATGTAGTTTCAAAAGGCGTTCACTGTGGAACAATAGTTAGAGAAATAGCTAAAATTGCCGGCGGTGGAGGCGGTGGAAGACCGGACATGGCTCAAGCAGGTGGAAGACTTCCAGAAAAATTAAAAGATGCTATGAATGCAGTTGAAAATATTATGGAAAATTTAGTAAAATAG